One Gemmatimonadota bacterium genomic region harbors:
- a CDS encoding HEPN domain-containing protein — protein MRDASRALLEQAHRSIESARRELAAGDWGFAADRAYYAMFYAAEALLGERNLEYSSHGAVHGAFGKEFAKTKVLDPKLHRWLLQAFKLRQAGMYEAPHQVEPDKAQQLVARAEEFVQAARAYLEAQP, from the coding sequence TTGAGAGACGCGTCCCGCGCTCTGCTTGAGCAGGCCCACCGCTCCATCGAATCGGCAAGGCGCGAGCTGGCCGCGGGCGACTGGGGTTTCGCGGCGGACCGGGCCTACTACGCCATGTTCTACGCGGCCGAAGCATTGCTCGGGGAGCGGAACCTGGAGTACAGCAGTCATGGCGCCGTTCACGGTGCCTTTGGCAAGGAGTTCGCCAAAACCAAGGTGCTCGATCCGAAGCTCCACCGCTGGCTCTTGCAAGCCTTCAAACTCCGGCAGGCCGGGATGTACGAGGCTCCGCACCAAGTCGAGCCAGACAAGGCGCAGCAACTTGTTGCTCGTGCCGAGGAGTTCGTGCAGGCCGCACGGGCCTACCTGGAGGCGCAGCCGTGA
- a CDS encoding nucleotidyltransferase domain-containing protein codes for MKQAYSEPDWLRVKTDVELREILGRLRSGLERIYGERLKGLYLYGSYVRGEAVPGSDIDVLVVLDRVDSYWDEIERTSELSAQISLDHDVTVVEVFVPESRWQEGDTPFLRNVRREARAA; via the coding sequence GTGAAGCAGGCCTATTCCGAGCCGGACTGGCTCCGCGTCAAGACGGATGTGGAGCTACGCGAGATCCTGGGCCGGCTCCGGTCGGGGCTGGAGCGGATCTACGGCGAGCGCCTGAAGGGCCTGTACCTGTACGGCTCGTACGTGCGCGGCGAGGCCGTGCCCGGGTCGGACATCGACGTGCTCGTGGTCCTCGATCGCGTCGACTCGTACTGGGACGAGATCGAGCGGACGAGTGAGCTCAGCGCGCAGATTTCCCTCGATCACGACGTAACGGTTGTGGAGGTCTTCGTGCCGGAATCCCGGTGGCAGGAAGGCGACACGCCTTTTCTGCGGAACGTCCGGAGGGAGGCGAGGGCGGCTTGA
- a CDS encoding penicillin-binding protein activator, producing the protein MLNPWSRRFVPGILFLALACRAGESPPGRGPDPLPPPLSRVPASSAEQAAAAELLSRARSAYERGNVVAARQMAEEVVGHYPGAPASSPALWLAARAAFAQGDYGAAAKFAERYAILFPEESRPAREARELAAQSRAEVSGAAAGRPVMPARAVLQVGVILPQSGSPYLKQYADLVLEGVRLAVQAAAGPEMPQIELVVVDDGGDAARAAALIRELEGRGVIGVIGPLLSPAVAAAARSRSDTSLVIISPTASELLANLPNVYSLNAGDVQAAAALAEYAARNGMLRVGLLYPRIRDFQRKGEAFVRVFTRLGGRVVADVPYDSGTTTFAQPIQRLMDTSLDAVFVPVPERDVRQIAPQLAYYGLAEKGVQVLGGEAWVSEEVRRLVEPRFLEGVTAATPLYHSSSEVAWQEFLEAYEATYRRSLDNPFPGLGYDAAQLLLAPLRSGRANPGELAAQVARTAGLRGATGLLSVRGGSVVRRPFLVRLTGGQLVPVAPSSGTRGADGRGGSLRGR; encoded by the coding sequence CGCGGGTGAGTCGCCCCCCGGGAGGGGGCCGGATCCGCTGCCGCCGCCGCTCTCGAGGGTGCCCGCCAGCTCCGCGGAGCAGGCGGCGGCCGCCGAGCTGCTGTCTCGAGCCAGGTCCGCTTACGAGCGGGGGAACGTCGTGGCCGCTCGGCAGATGGCTGAGGAAGTTGTGGGCCACTACCCCGGCGCCCCCGCCTCCTCTCCCGCGCTCTGGCTGGCAGCTCGGGCCGCGTTTGCGCAGGGAGACTACGGGGCGGCCGCCAAGTTCGCAGAGCGCTACGCCATCCTCTTCCCAGAGGAGTCGAGGCCGGCGCGGGAGGCGCGCGAGTTGGCGGCGCAAAGCCGCGCGGAGGTGTCCGGCGCGGCGGCCGGCCGTCCCGTCATGCCCGCCCGCGCAGTGCTGCAGGTGGGGGTGATCCTGCCACAGAGCGGCTCGCCGTATCTGAAGCAGTACGCTGACCTGGTGCTGGAAGGCGTGCGCCTGGCGGTGCAGGCAGCCGCCGGGCCGGAGATGCCGCAGATCGAGCTGGTCGTGGTGGACGATGGCGGGGATGCCGCTCGGGCCGCAGCGCTTATCCGCGAGCTGGAAGGCCGCGGCGTGATCGGTGTCATTGGCCCGCTGCTCAGTCCCGCGGTCGCCGCTGCGGCGCGGTCCCGGTCCGACACCTCGCTGGTCATCATCAGCCCCACGGCATCTGAGCTCCTGGCGAATCTGCCCAACGTGTATTCCCTCAATGCGGGCGACGTGCAGGCCGCGGCCGCGCTCGCCGAGTACGCGGCCCGCAACGGAATGCTGCGGGTGGGACTGCTCTACCCGCGGATCCGGGACTTCCAGCGCAAGGGGGAGGCGTTCGTGCGCGTCTTCACCCGCCTGGGTGGCAGGGTGGTGGCGGACGTGCCCTACGACTCCGGCACAACGACGTTCGCGCAGCCAATCCAGCGGCTGATGGACACCTCACTGGATGCCGTCTTCGTTCCCGTGCCGGAGCGGGACGTTCGGCAGATCGCGCCGCAGCTTGCCTATTATGGTTTGGCGGAGAAGGGCGTCCAGGTATTGGGGGGCGAAGCCTGGGTGAGTGAAGAGGTGCGCCGCCTGGTCGAGCCGCGATTTCTGGAGGGTGTCACTGCCGCGACGCCGCTTTACCACTCGAGCTCGGAGGTCGCCTGGCAGGAGTTTCTCGAGGCCTACGAAGCAACCTACCGCCGCAGCCTGGACAACCCGTTCCCTGGCTTGGGCTACGACGCCGCACAGCTCCTGCTGGCGCCGCTGCGCAGCGGGCGCGCCAACCCGGGCGAGCTGGCCGCGCAAGTGGCCAGGACGGCCGGACTCCGCGGCGCTACGGGCCTCCTCTCCGTGCGAGGCGGGAGCGTGGTGCGACGACCCTTCCTGGTGCGCCTGACCGGCGGCCAACTCGTGCCGGTCGCCCCCTCCAGCGGGACGCGGGGCGCGGATGGCCGGGGCGGTTCCCTCCGCGGACGGTAG
- a CDS encoding acyl-CoA carboxylase subunit beta: MRERIRRLEELRRAAEQGGGPERLQAQHERGKLSARERLDLLLDESSFVELDRFVTHRTVGFGLEDKKILGDGVVTGYGTIHGRPVYVFSQDFTVFGGSLSEAHAQKIVKVMDLALKNGAPLIGLNDSGGARIQEGVVSLGGYAEIFLRNTLASGVVPQISAILGPCAGGAVYSPAITDFVCMVRGTSYMFVTGPNVVKTVTHEDVDMEGLGGADVHGETSGVAHFVYDTEPECLQSIRRLLQYLPQNNREDPPRVETRDPFQREDEALLELVPDEPTRPYDMHDLIRRVVDDGEFLEVHSRHAQNILVGFARLGGYSVGVVANQPAVLAGVLDIASSVKAARFVRFCDAFNIPLVVFEDVPGFLPGVAQEHGGIIRHGAKLLYAFCEATVPRLTVITRKAYGGAYDVMNSKHIRGDVNLAWPTAEIAVMWPKGAVEILFRREIGEAADPEELTRMKEQEYREKFAHPYEAAARGYIDDVIDPRQTRPRLINALDLLQKKRDRNPPRKHGNIPL, from the coding sequence ATGCGGGAGCGAATCCGGCGGCTCGAGGAGCTGCGCCGGGCCGCGGAGCAGGGCGGCGGACCTGAACGCCTGCAGGCGCAGCATGAGCGGGGGAAGCTGTCCGCCCGCGAACGACTCGACCTCCTGCTCGATGAATCGAGTTTCGTCGAGCTGGATCGGTTCGTGACCCATCGAACGGTCGGGTTCGGCCTCGAGGACAAGAAGATCCTGGGCGATGGGGTGGTGACCGGCTACGGCACGATACATGGCCGGCCGGTATACGTTTTTAGCCAGGACTTCACGGTTTTCGGCGGCTCTCTTTCCGAGGCGCATGCGCAGAAGATCGTGAAGGTGATGGACCTCGCGCTGAAGAACGGCGCCCCCCTCATTGGGCTGAATGATTCGGGTGGCGCCCGCATCCAGGAAGGCGTCGTCAGCCTGGGCGGCTACGCCGAGATCTTCCTGCGCAATACCCTCGCCTCCGGCGTGGTGCCGCAGATCAGCGCGATCCTCGGACCCTGCGCGGGCGGCGCCGTATATTCGCCGGCGATCACCGATTTCGTCTGCATGGTCCGCGGCACGAGCTACATGTTTGTCACCGGGCCCAACGTGGTGAAGACCGTCACCCACGAGGATGTGGACATGGAGGGGCTGGGCGGTGCGGATGTGCACGGCGAGACCTCGGGCGTCGCCCACTTTGTCTACGACACGGAGCCGGAGTGCCTCCAGTCCATTCGCCGGCTGCTGCAGTACCTGCCGCAGAACAACCGGGAGGACCCGCCGCGGGTCGAGACGCGTGACCCGTTCCAGCGTGAGGACGAGGCGCTGCTCGAGCTGGTTCCCGACGAGCCTACCAGGCCCTACGACATGCACGACCTCATCCGGCGCGTGGTCGACGACGGCGAGTTTCTGGAAGTCCACAGTCGGCACGCCCAGAACATCCTTGTGGGGTTCGCCCGCCTGGGCGGGTATTCCGTGGGCGTGGTGGCCAACCAGCCAGCCGTGCTGGCGGGCGTGCTGGATATCGCCAGCTCGGTCAAGGCCGCCCGCTTCGTGCGCTTCTGTGACGCGTTCAACATCCCGCTGGTCGTGTTCGAGGACGTGCCCGGCTTCCTGCCCGGCGTGGCGCAGGAGCACGGCGGCATCATTCGGCACGGCGCCAAGCTGTTGTACGCCTTCTGCGAGGCCACCGTGCCGCGCTTGACCGTGATCACCCGCAAGGCCTACGGCGGGGCGTATGACGTGATGAACTCGAAGCACATCCGCGGCGACGTCAATCTAGCCTGGCCGACGGCGGAGATCGCGGTGATGTGGCCGAAGGGCGCGGTCGAGATTCTGTTCCGCAGGGAGATCGGCGAGGCGGCGGATCCCGAGGAGCTCACCCGGATGAAGGAACAGGAGTATCGGGAAAAGTTTGCCCACCCCTATGAGGCCGCCGCCCGTGGCTACATCGATGACGTGATCGATCCGCGCCAGACGCGCCCCCGCCTGATCAACGCGCTGGACCTGTTGCAGAAGAAGCGCGACCGGAATCCCCCGCGGAAGCACGGCAACATCCCGCTGTGA